A stretch of the Archangium violaceum genome encodes the following:
- a CDS encoding MotA/TolQ/ExbB proton channel family protein, whose translation MPIVEMVKNVFVLWGANWILWLLFALSLVSVGIIVERWFFFRGKQDVLRELSSTLEESLASGDFPGALAKLEKRTSLGAMVARAGLRLAPRGVAAADKGMQSALAIERSTLENRLAYLGTLGNNAPFIGLFGTVIGVLLAFEELGRATGAGGRAGQVASNAVMGAIAEALVATAVGIGVALPAVAAYNYFQRRITRMLSDSEALTNLVLAYLSARERSTPGGGSGERALPEVPMAQYSALESKSARGVV comes from the coding sequence ATGCCCATCGTTGAAATGGTGAAGAATGTCTTCGTGCTGTGGGGCGCCAACTGGATCCTCTGGTTGCTGTTCGCCCTGTCCCTGGTGAGCGTTGGCATCATCGTCGAGCGCTGGTTCTTCTTCCGCGGCAAGCAGGACGTCCTGCGCGAGCTCTCCAGCACCCTCGAGGAGTCGCTGGCGAGCGGGGATTTTCCCGGAGCGCTGGCGAAGCTCGAGAAGCGCACGTCCTTGGGTGCCATGGTGGCCCGGGCGGGGCTCCGCCTCGCGCCGCGGGGCGTGGCCGCCGCCGACAAGGGCATGCAGAGTGCCCTGGCCATCGAGCGCTCGACGCTGGAGAACCGTCTGGCCTACCTGGGCACGCTGGGAAACAACGCGCCCTTCATCGGGCTCTTCGGGACCGTCATCGGAGTGCTCCTCGCCTTCGAGGAGCTCGGCCGGGCGACGGGGGCGGGCGGGCGCGCGGGTCAGGTCGCGTCGAATGCGGTGATGGGCGCCATCGCGGAGGCCCTGGTGGCGACCGCCGTGGGTATCGGCGTGGCCCTGCCCGCGGTCGCGGCGTACAACTATTTCCAGCGGCGGATCACCCGCATGCTCTCGGACTCCGAGGCGCTCACCAACCTCGTGCTGGCCTATCTCTCCGCCCGGGAGCGGAGCACCCCCGGTGGGGGCTCCGGTGAGCGAGCACTCCCCGAAGTGCCCATGGCTCAGTACAGTGCCCTCGAGAGTAAGTCGGCACGGGGAGTGGTTTGA
- a CDS encoding class II 3-deoxy-7-phosphoheptulonate synthase: protein MMTRNWTPHSWREKPVKYVPTDYPDPRELARVEGELSHLPPLVFASETRRLTAALGQVSQGRSFLLQGGDCAESFKEFTTNNIRDTFRLILQMAVVLTFAGGRPVVKVGRIAGQFAKPRTSPVETIDGVTLPAYRGDIINGMEFDAASRVPDPKRLLKAYHQSSATLNLLRAFSQAGYADLCNLHRWTLDFVAGSPQGDRYRELADRIFESLCFMSALGGHHHPEQQSGQNPVDLFTSHEALLLNFEEAMTRVDSASGDWYDTSAHMLWIGERTRQLDGGHVEFMRGIQNPIGLKCGPTLEPDELLRLIDVLNPKAIPGRLTLIGRFGSDKAAECLPRLMAATRRDGRPVVWSIDPMHGNTLKASNGYKTRPFDRILSEVKTFLQVAAAEGVHPGGLHLEMTGQNVTECLGGARAVTEDDLSSRYHTHCDPRLNAEQALQLAFMVAEKLQSLRAPEARAA from the coding sequence ATGATGACCCGAAACTGGACCCCACATTCCTGGCGGGAGAAGCCCGTCAAGTACGTCCCGACCGACTATCCGGATCCGCGGGAGCTCGCCCGCGTCGAGGGCGAGCTGTCGCACCTGCCGCCCCTGGTGTTCGCCTCGGAGACCCGTCGCCTGACGGCCGCGCTGGGCCAGGTCTCGCAGGGCAGGTCCTTCCTGCTGCAGGGCGGTGACTGCGCGGAGAGCTTCAAGGAGTTCACGACCAACAACATCCGCGACACCTTCCGGCTCATCCTCCAGATGGCGGTGGTGCTGACCTTCGCGGGTGGCCGTCCGGTGGTGAAGGTGGGCCGCATCGCGGGCCAGTTCGCCAAGCCCCGCACCAGCCCCGTCGAGACGATCGACGGAGTCACCCTGCCGGCCTATCGCGGCGACATCATCAACGGCATGGAGTTCGATGCCGCCTCGCGCGTGCCGGATCCGAAGCGGCTGCTCAAGGCCTACCACCAGTCCTCGGCCACGCTGAACCTGCTGCGCGCCTTCTCCCAGGCCGGCTACGCGGACCTCTGCAACCTGCACCGGTGGACCCTCGACTTCGTCGCGGGCAGCCCCCAGGGCGATCGCTACCGCGAGCTGGCGGACCGGATCTTCGAATCCCTGTGCTTCATGAGCGCGCTCGGCGGGCACCACCACCCCGAGCAGCAGTCGGGCCAGAACCCGGTCGACCTGTTCACCAGCCACGAGGCCCTGCTGCTGAACTTCGAGGAGGCCATGACCCGCGTCGATTCCGCGTCGGGCGACTGGTACGACACCTCCGCTCACATGCTCTGGATTGGCGAGCGGACGCGCCAGCTCGACGGCGGCCATGTGGAGTTCATGCGGGGCATCCAGAATCCCATCGGGCTCAAGTGTGGTCCGACGCTGGAGCCGGACGAGCTGTTGCGGCTGATCGACGTGCTGAACCCCAAGGCCATCCCCGGACGGCTGACGCTCATCGGCCGGTTTGGTTCGGACAAGGCCGCCGAGTGTCTGCCCAGGTTGATGGCCGCCACCCGGCGCGACGGCCGCCCCGTGGTCTGGTCCATCGACCCGATGCACGGCAACACCCTCAAGGCGAGCAACGGCTACAAGACCCGGCCCTTCGATCGCATCCTGTCGGAGGTGAAGACCTTCCTTCAGGTCGCCGCCGCCGAGGGCGTCCACCCGGGAGGCCTGCACCTGGAGATGACGGGGCAGAACGTCACCGAGTGCCTGGGCGGCGCCCGGGCGGTGACCGAGGACGACCTGTCCAGCCGGTATCACACCCACTGCGATCCGCGGCTCAACGCCGAGCAGGCGCTGCAGCTCGCCTTCATGGTGGCCGAGAAGCTCCAGTCCCTGCGCGCTCCCGAAGCCAGGGCCGCCTGA
- a CDS encoding isochorismatase family protein, which yields MALPSISPYAMPGAADLPKNKVSWTPDPKRAVLLIHDMQRYFLNAFTPDHSPVTELLANIQKLRRHCTELGIPVVYSAQPGGQTPEQRGLQLDLWGPGIPDGPHQKQIVEALAPAEGDILLTKWRYSAFVKTELLELLRARGRDQLIITGIYAHIGCLQTASHAFMNDVQAFLVADAVGDFSLEHHQMALNYAAKLCAVTTTAQQVIDVLRPASAVGDQALSRQQVREDVAEILLQSSAAISDDENLLERGLDSIRIMSLVERWRRTGAEITFVELAERPTLTDWYALLSSSMSAPRNSNHPS from the coding sequence ATGGCACTCCCCTCCATCTCTCCCTATGCCATGCCCGGCGCGGCCGACCTGCCGAAGAACAAGGTGTCGTGGACGCCGGATCCCAAGCGCGCGGTGCTGTTGATCCACGACATGCAGCGCTACTTCCTGAATGCCTTCACGCCGGACCACTCTCCGGTGACGGAGCTGCTGGCGAACATCCAGAAGCTGCGGCGGCACTGCACCGAGCTGGGCATTCCGGTGGTGTACTCGGCCCAGCCCGGCGGTCAGACGCCCGAGCAGCGGGGCCTGCAGCTGGATCTGTGGGGCCCGGGCATTCCCGACGGACCGCACCAGAAGCAGATCGTCGAGGCGCTGGCTCCGGCGGAGGGAGACATCCTCCTCACCAAGTGGCGCTACAGCGCGTTCGTCAAGACCGAGCTGTTGGAGCTCCTGCGCGCGCGCGGTCGCGACCAGTTGATCATCACCGGCATCTACGCGCACATCGGCTGTCTCCAGACGGCCAGCCACGCGTTCATGAACGACGTGCAGGCGTTCCTGGTCGCCGACGCGGTGGGTGACTTCTCGTTGGAGCACCACCAGATGGCGCTGAACTACGCGGCGAAGCTGTGCGCCGTCACCACCACCGCGCAGCAGGTCATCGACGTGCTGCGGCCCGCGTCCGCGGTGGGCGACCAGGCCCTGAGCCGCCAGCAGGTGCGCGAGGACGTCGCGGAGATCCTGCTCCAGTCGTCGGCGGCGATCAGCGATGACGAGAATCTGCTCGAGAGGGGACTCGATTCGATCCGGATCATGAGCCTGGTCGAGCGGTGGCGGCGCACCGGAGCCGAGATTACCTTCGTGGAGCTGGCCGAGCGTCCGACCCTGACGGACTGGTACGCGCTGCTGTCCTCGAGCATGTCGGCGCCTCGGAACAGCAACCACCCCTCGTAG
- the mxcG gene encoding myxochelin non-ribosomal peptide synthetase MxcG — protein sequence MRDSQDARWPLSAAQHGIWLGQQFDLNSPVYNAGECIEIRGPVDPVLFEAAVRQAVGEAEALHSRFVSEGEGPTQVIEPRADWTLHVVDLSGTPDPWEAAQAWMREDLSRPVDLGRGPLFAEALFKAASDRFFWFQRVHHIAMDGFGFSLLARRVAELYTARVAGRPTTGGFGSLRAVLDEDAAYRAGPQYELDRDFWTKRFADRPSPVSLARPAPMSSSFVRQTRYLPPGTVERLQEAARQAGLSWPDLVLAATAAWLHRLTEAPEVVLGLPVMSRLGSAALRVPCMAMNIVPLRVPVRPDAGLFALAREVGSELRAMRPHLRYRYEQLRRDLRLVGGQRRLFGPVVNIMPFDYALRFAGIPATAHNISAGPVEDLSIGLYARSDGGGLRVDFDANPACYTADVLDAHQRDFLQLLESLVAAPEQAIGRSTGPTSVLDGGPLPAPARPVLEQISERAEEQPDAIAVEHGPHGLSYRELLQAAHALADQLVVAGARSDTPVAVMVPRGIDAIIASLGVLFAGAGYLPIDPFGPSSRTTAILDDAAPALIVTTAESPKPGTGPMAPGHLVVRKNERAVPRPAPESPRAADEQLAYVIYTSGSTGQPNGVQISRGALAHFVAGATHRYGLRREDRVLQFAPLHFDASVEEIFLTLCAGAKLVLRTDEMLQSVPRLLDACAEHGITVLDLPTAFWHELAYSVSTGVARLPSSLRTVIIGGEAALPERVARWRAAVGPEVQLLNTYGPTEATVVATVATLSGGSEPVSSGEEVPIGRPLPGVRAVLLDSHGRLAAPGSEGELYLLGGGLARGYLGRPELDAARFTSLEALPDRPRAYRSGDRVRLREDGQLVFVGRVDDEFKISGHRIDPAEVETVLLGHPGVRDAAVVGQVLPGGTRRLCAHIVAASPAPSAAELRRYLLEKLPAPMVPGVFMFSERLPRTSTGKVDRAELRRALPTEESAPSAAAATELERVVLRVWEQVLGMSGMSAQDDFFELGGQSLQSIQVANRLGIELGREVPVATVFRYPTAAALAQALEGGTESGADSGGLTAAMLADAELPEEIVPRLTANGQASNSASQAPLRQVLLTGATGFVGAHLLDQLLRQTDARVICPVRARDEAHAMERIRSALVSQRLSTAGLAERVVALPADLTQPWLGLGSTRFHGLAAECDAIYHNAAVVSVVREYGSLQAVNVRGTRELLRLAAAVRPKPLHYVSTLAVAPQSNLSPEVPEEFVPPHAGLRDGYQQSKWVAERLVQQAAERGLPVAVYRLGRVVGAPDSGIVNPQDLVWRILLAGIPAKALPQLEVGEAWTPVDYVARALVRLSLVTPSGEVFNLSPTPEVRLPELFGWVRDYGYPVELYPVPEWCERLAAGERNADHSTTLAFFDLRSGSAEPTFGLGAIRCERVTRALAGSGISCPPADRHLLFRYLDYCVEQGLLPAPR from the coding sequence ATGCGCGATTCACAAGATGCCCGCTGGCCCCTGTCGGCCGCCCAGCACGGAATCTGGCTGGGCCAGCAGTTCGATCTCAACAGCCCGGTGTACAACGCTGGCGAGTGCATCGAGATACGCGGGCCCGTCGACCCGGTGCTCTTCGAGGCGGCGGTGCGGCAGGCCGTTGGAGAGGCCGAGGCGCTGCACTCGCGTTTCGTGTCCGAAGGGGAGGGGCCCACGCAGGTCATCGAGCCACGGGCGGACTGGACCCTGCACGTGGTCGATCTCAGTGGCACTCCCGATCCCTGGGAGGCGGCCCAGGCGTGGATGCGGGAAGACCTGTCCCGGCCCGTGGATCTCGGCCGGGGGCCGCTCTTCGCGGAGGCGCTGTTCAAGGCCGCGTCCGATCGGTTCTTCTGGTTCCAGCGGGTCCACCACATCGCCATGGATGGTTTTGGCTTCTCGCTGCTGGCACGGCGGGTGGCCGAGCTCTACACCGCGCGGGTCGCCGGCCGGCCCACCACGGGCGGTTTCGGTTCCCTGCGCGCCGTGCTGGACGAGGACGCGGCCTATCGGGCCGGGCCGCAGTACGAGCTCGACCGTGACTTCTGGACGAAGCGCTTCGCCGATCGGCCCTCACCGGTGAGCCTGGCGCGGCCCGCGCCCATGTCGTCCAGCTTCGTGCGCCAGACGCGCTACCTGCCGCCCGGGACCGTGGAGCGGCTGCAGGAGGCCGCGCGCCAGGCGGGCCTGAGCTGGCCGGACCTCGTGCTCGCGGCTACGGCGGCCTGGCTGCACCGGCTGACCGAGGCACCGGAGGTGGTGCTCGGATTGCCGGTGATGTCGCGGTTGGGTTCCGCCGCGCTGCGTGTGCCGTGCATGGCGATGAACATCGTTCCGTTGCGTGTGCCGGTGCGCCCGGATGCCGGGTTGTTCGCGCTGGCTCGCGAGGTGGGCTCGGAGCTCCGCGCCATGCGGCCCCACCTGCGCTACCGCTACGAGCAGCTCCGCCGCGACCTGCGGCTGGTCGGTGGGCAGCGCCGGCTGTTCGGCCCGGTGGTCAACATCATGCCGTTCGACTACGCCCTGCGTTTCGCGGGGATACCGGCCACCGCGCACAACATCTCCGCCGGGCCGGTCGAGGATCTGTCGATCGGTCTGTACGCCAGGTCCGATGGGGGAGGGCTGCGGGTCGACTTCGACGCCAACCCGGCCTGCTACACCGCCGACGTGCTGGACGCCCATCAGCGCGACTTCCTCCAGCTGCTGGAGTCGCTGGTCGCCGCGCCCGAGCAGGCGATTGGCCGGTCCACGGGTCCGACGTCCGTGCTCGATGGAGGACCGCTCCCCGCGCCGGCTCGCCCGGTGTTGGAGCAGATCTCCGAGAGGGCGGAGGAGCAGCCCGACGCCATCGCCGTGGAGCACGGTCCTCACGGGCTGAGCTACCGCGAGTTGCTCCAGGCGGCCCACGCGCTGGCGGACCAGCTCGTCGTGGCGGGTGCTCGGTCCGACACACCCGTGGCGGTGATGGTGCCGCGAGGCATCGATGCCATCATCGCGAGCCTGGGCGTGTTGTTCGCCGGGGCCGGATACCTGCCGATCGATCCCTTCGGGCCCTCGTCCAGGACCACGGCGATCCTCGACGACGCCGCGCCCGCGTTGATCGTCACCACCGCCGAGAGCCCGAAGCCCGGTACCGGTCCGATGGCTCCGGGTCACCTCGTCGTCCGGAAGAATGAGCGGGCCGTCCCTCGTCCCGCTCCCGAGAGCCCACGAGCGGCTGACGAGCAGCTGGCCTATGTCATCTACACGTCCGGCTCGACCGGCCAGCCCAATGGTGTGCAGATCTCCCGGGGCGCGCTGGCCCACTTCGTGGCGGGCGCGACGCATCGCTACGGGCTGCGCCGTGAGGATCGGGTGCTGCAGTTCGCGCCGCTGCACTTCGACGCCAGCGTCGAGGAGATCTTCCTGACCCTGTGCGCGGGCGCGAAGCTGGTGCTGCGCACCGATGAGATGCTCCAGTCGGTGCCGAGGCTGCTCGACGCCTGCGCCGAGCATGGCATCACCGTGTTGGATCTTCCCACGGCGTTCTGGCACGAGCTGGCCTACAGCGTCTCGACGGGCGTGGCCCGCCTGCCGTCCTCCCTTCGCACGGTGATCATCGGTGGAGAGGCCGCGCTGCCCGAGCGGGTCGCACGGTGGCGCGCCGCGGTCGGGCCAGAAGTCCAGCTGCTCAATACCTACGGCCCCACCGAGGCCACCGTGGTCGCCACCGTCGCCACGCTCAGCGGTGGCTCCGAGCCCGTGTCCTCCGGGGAGGAAGTGCCGATCGGCCGTCCGCTTCCCGGTGTGCGCGCGGTCCTCCTCGACTCGCACGGGAGGCTCGCCGCTCCGGGCTCCGAGGGCGAGCTGTACCTCCTGGGGGGTGGTCTGGCGCGAGGCTATCTGGGGCGTCCGGAGCTGGATGCGGCGCGCTTCACCTCGCTCGAAGCGTTGCCGGACCGCCCACGCGCCTACCGCAGCGGAGACAGGGTCCGGCTGCGCGAGGATGGACAGCTGGTGTTCGTCGGCCGCGTCGACGACGAGTTCAAGATCAGCGGCCACCGGATCGACCCGGCCGAGGTGGAGACCGTGCTGCTCGGCCACCCCGGTGTGCGTGATGCCGCCGTGGTCGGTCAGGTGTTGCCAGGGGGCACGCGGCGGCTGTGCGCGCACATCGTCGCCGCATCTCCCGCTCCGTCGGCGGCGGAGCTGCGCCGGTACCTGCTCGAGAAGCTGCCCGCGCCCATGGTGCCCGGCGTCTTCATGTTCTCCGAGCGGTTGCCCCGCACCAGCACGGGCAAGGTCGATCGCGCCGAGCTGCGCCGCGCGCTTCCCACCGAGGAGTCCGCTCCGAGCGCGGCGGCGGCCACCGAGCTCGAGCGCGTGGTGCTGCGCGTGTGGGAACAGGTCCTGGGCATGAGCGGCATGTCGGCGCAGGACGACTTCTTCGAGCTCGGCGGACAGTCGCTCCAGAGCATCCAGGTGGCGAACCGGCTGGGCATCGAGCTGGGCCGAGAGGTGCCCGTGGCCACGGTGTTCCGTTACCCGACCGCCGCCGCGTTGGCGCAGGCGCTGGAGGGGGGCACGGAGTCCGGGGCGGACAGTGGTGGCCTCACCGCCGCCATGCTCGCGGATGCCGAGCTGCCCGAGGAGATCGTTCCTCGCCTGACCGCCAATGGACAGGCCTCCAACTCCGCGTCGCAGGCCCCGCTGCGGCAGGTCCTGCTGACAGGGGCCACCGGCTTCGTCGGCGCGCACCTGCTCGATCAGTTGCTGCGCCAGACCGACGCACGGGTGATCTGCCCGGTGCGGGCCCGTGACGAAGCCCATGCGATGGAGCGGATTCGCTCGGCCCTGGTCTCCCAGCGGCTTTCGACCGCGGGCCTCGCCGAGCGGGTGGTGGCACTGCCCGCGGACCTGACGCAGCCGTGGCTGGGACTCGGCTCCACCCGGTTCCACGGACTGGCCGCCGAGTGCGACGCCATCTACCACAACGCCGCGGTGGTCAGCGTCGTGCGCGAGTACGGCAGCCTGCAGGCGGTCAACGTGAGAGGGACTCGCGAGTTGCTGCGGCTGGCCGCCGCGGTGCGTCCCAAGCCCCTGCACTACGTCTCGACGCTGGCGGTGGCCCCACAGTCGAACCTCAGCCCCGAGGTTCCCGAGGAGTTCGTGCCGCCGCACGCGGGGCTGCGCGACGGCTACCAGCAGAGCAAGTGGGTGGCGGAGAGACTGGTCCAACAGGCGGCCGAGCGCGGCCTGCCGGTGGCGGTCTACCGGTTGGGGCGGGTCGTTGGCGCGCCCGACAGTGGCATCGTCAATCCGCAGGATCTGGTCTGGCGCATCCTGTTGGCCGGCATCCCCGCGAAGGCGCTGCCCCAGCTCGAGGTGGGTGAGGCCTGGACGCCGGTGGACTATGTGGCGCGGGCGCTCGTGCGGCTCTCGCTGGTGACGCCGTCGGGTGAGGTGTTCAACCTCTCGCCCACGCCGGAGGTGCGGCTGCCCGAGCTGTTCGGCTGGGTCCGCGACTACGGCTACCCGGTCGAGCTGTACCCGGTCCCCGAGTGGTGCGAGCGCCTGGCGGCGGGCGAGCGCAACGCGGACCACAGCACCACGCTGGCCTTCTTCGATCTGCGCTCGGGCTCGGCGGAGCCCACCTTCGGCCTGGGAGCCATTCGTTGCGAGCGGGTGACACGGGCGCTCGCGGGAAGTGGCATCTCCTGCCCGCCGGCCGACCGCCACCTGCTGTTCCGCTACCTGGACTACTGCGTGGAGCAGGGCCTCCTGCCCGCTCCTCGATGA
- the mxcH gene encoding TonB-dependent siderophore myxochelin receptor MxcH yields the protein MSLKPPKLVEFVEAPYPAEAERERREAKVVLRLTLDAQGNVTQAEVVEPAGHGFDEAAREAALRFRFEPAQRNGKPMPSRINYTYEFRLPPPPQVTPPPQEPSQGGPSGSEPPPVAPGPAAGADEPIEVTVEGESEAERQRQSAEAVQVIEMEEMQRQSADMGEALSRTEGVGVRRSGGLGSRTRFSLAGLTDEQIRFFVDGVPLELAGFGTGLANVPVNLVQRVDIFQGVVPVRFGSDALGGAIHLVTDQDVHGTGAAASYELGSFDTHRLTASVRHLHEPSGFLVRANGFLDYAKNDYPVDVEAADYQGRLSPVRVYRFHDAYRARGAGVEAGFVDRPWARRLLLRAFVGSYAKELQHGATMDVPYGEVDSGELSGGATLRFEQLLSQGLSIDAVAGYTFRQTSFKDVGECAYDWFGRCIVKLPQPGEIDSRAVERYVGQHTGFARFNLGWNISPPHTLRFSLAPTFVSRTGEDVLLRARQGIDPLAGERDVFSLVSGLEYELDALDGNLENIVFIKDYVQLARTENLLPTGNFGRLDRDTHGVGVGDSARLRLSRQLYAKASYEWATRLPRPDELFGDGVLISDNLGLKPETSHNVNLGLVFDSQQTPAGSFRANVTGFGRLADQLIVLIGRESFFTYQNVFAARSLGAAGAAGWTSPGQYLALDGNVTWQDFRNISTEGAFGFFTGQRIPNRPYLQANGSARFLLKELLSSRDELSLTWHSQYVQSFFRGWEGLGQKDSKQVIPSQLLHSLSVTYVIRGASTTLSWSVDAQNLTDTPAFDFFGIQRPGRSIFTKLTVEL from the coding sequence GTGTCACTCAAGCCGCCGAAGCTCGTGGAGTTCGTCGAGGCGCCATACCCGGCCGAGGCGGAGCGCGAGCGGCGTGAGGCGAAGGTGGTCCTGCGTCTCACCCTGGACGCACAGGGCAACGTCACACAGGCGGAGGTGGTCGAGCCCGCGGGACATGGCTTCGACGAGGCGGCCCGCGAGGCGGCACTCCGTTTCCGCTTCGAGCCAGCGCAGCGCAACGGAAAGCCGATGCCCTCGCGCATCAACTATACCTATGAATTCCGCCTGCCTCCGCCTCCCCAGGTGACGCCTCCACCCCAGGAGCCTTCGCAGGGCGGGCCGTCCGGGTCCGAGCCTCCGCCTGTCGCGCCTGGCCCGGCGGCGGGCGCCGACGAGCCCATCGAGGTCACCGTCGAGGGCGAGTCGGAAGCGGAGCGCCAGCGCCAGTCCGCCGAAGCGGTGCAGGTCATCGAGATGGAGGAGATGCAGCGCCAGAGCGCCGACATGGGCGAGGCCCTGTCCCGTACCGAAGGGGTAGGGGTGCGTCGCTCGGGAGGACTCGGCAGCCGTACGCGCTTCTCGCTCGCCGGGCTCACGGATGAGCAGATCCGCTTCTTCGTCGACGGCGTGCCGCTCGAGCTGGCGGGCTTCGGAACCGGTCTCGCCAACGTCCCCGTGAACCTCGTCCAGCGTGTGGACATCTTCCAGGGGGTCGTCCCCGTCCGCTTCGGGAGCGATGCGCTGGGAGGGGCGATCCATCTCGTGACCGACCAGGATGTTCACGGCACGGGCGCCGCCGCGTCCTACGAGCTCGGGTCCTTCGACACGCATCGCCTCACGGCCAGCGTCCGGCACCTGCATGAGCCTTCTGGGTTCCTCGTCCGGGCCAACGGCTTCCTGGATTACGCCAAGAACGACTATCCCGTCGACGTCGAGGCGGCCGACTACCAGGGGCGGCTCAGTCCCGTGCGTGTCTACCGTTTCCATGACGCCTACCGGGCCCGTGGTGCCGGTGTCGAGGCGGGTTTCGTGGATCGTCCCTGGGCCAGGCGTCTGCTCCTTCGTGCCTTCGTGGGTTCGTACGCCAAGGAGCTCCAGCACGGCGCCACCATGGACGTGCCGTATGGTGAGGTGGACTCCGGGGAGCTCTCGGGGGGCGCCACCCTTCGCTTCGAGCAGCTCCTCTCCCAGGGGCTCTCGATCGACGCGGTCGCCGGTTACACCTTCCGCCAGACGAGCTTCAAGGACGTGGGCGAATGTGCCTACGACTGGTTCGGCCGCTGTATCGTCAAGCTCCCGCAGCCCGGCGAGATCGATTCCCGTGCCGTCGAGCGGTACGTGGGTCAGCACACCGGCTTCGCGCGGTTCAACCTGGGGTGGAACATCTCCCCCCCCCACACGCTCCGCTTCTCGCTCGCGCCCACGTTCGTGAGCCGGACTGGCGAGGACGTGCTCCTCCGCGCCCGCCAGGGGATCGACCCGCTCGCCGGTGAGCGCGACGTGTTCTCGCTGGTCAGCGGTCTCGAGTACGAGCTCGACGCTCTCGACGGCAACCTCGAGAACATCGTTTTCATCAAGGACTACGTTCAGCTGGCGCGCACGGAGAATCTCCTGCCCACCGGTAACTTCGGGAGGCTCGACCGGGATACGCACGGAGTCGGGGTGGGCGACAGCGCCCGGTTGCGCTTGTCCCGGCAGCTCTACGCGAAGGCTTCCTACGAATGGGCCACGCGCCTGCCGCGTCCGGACGAGCTCTTCGGCGATGGAGTCCTCATCAGCGACAACCTCGGCCTGAAGCCCGAGACCAGTCACAACGTCAACCTCGGGCTCGTCTTCGACAGCCAGCAGACGCCGGCGGGATCGTTCCGGGCGAACGTGACGGGCTTCGGGCGGCTCGCGGACCAGCTCATCGTGCTCATCGGCCGGGAGAGCTTCTTCACCTACCAGAACGTCTTCGCGGCCCGCTCACTGGGCGCCGCCGGAGCGGCCGGGTGGACCTCTCCGGGGCAATACCTCGCACTCGACGGCAACGTCACCTGGCAGGACTTCCGCAACATCTCCACCGAGGGCGCCTTCGGTTTCTTCACGGGACAGCGCATCCCGAACCGTCCCTACCTGCAGGCCAATGGCAGCGCCCGCTTCCTTCTCAAGGAGCTGTTGAGCTCCCGGGACGAGCTTTCGCTGACGTGGCACTCCCAGTATGTCCAGTCCTTCTTCCGCGGCTGGGAGGGATTGGGACAGAAGGACTCCAAGCAGGTGATCCCGTCCCAGTTGCTGCACTCGCTGTCCGTCACCTACGTCATCCGCGGCGCCAGCACCACGCTGAGCTGGTCGGTCGACGCACAGAACCTGACCGATACACCCGCGTTCGACTTCTTCGGAATCCAACGTCCCGGGCGGAGCATCTTCACCAAGCTCACGGTGGAGCTCTGA
- a CDS encoding PepSY domain-containing protein produces MSNDLPDTPTSPERPARSPKRYQLVMKLVRRTHMYLGLLLFPWLLVFGISGMLFNHPNLGEDVKVREISSEQLRSLTGLEPVQAGEIAREVVAQLNAQGNNGQGGAYQLDPGFESSFSGFTVLLAPGEGENHIFIVDLNDGTATLSTRTTGSSKPRETAPFAGATVSLPDHSMAAIESKVAHLLPKLDVKAKTPLRASPRGAPEVRFRMTDAQQRVWNVTYNLGSGRLDGRPTEATPEISANELLTKLHKTHHYPLDAGFTWVWALFADITGLMIVFWAVSGLFMWWQMKPTRVIGVGAISLAVGLGLVFIGGTVAELQFGNVQKRTGPGDGQPPPAQAKPAAAAVRPAGAVPAPEVMTRVESDDH; encoded by the coding sequence ATGTCCAACGACCTCCCCGACACCCCCACTTCGCCCGAGCGCCCGGCGCGTTCTCCAAAGCGCTATCAGCTCGTGATGAAGCTCGTCCGCCGGACGCACATGTACCTGGGGCTGTTGCTCTTCCCCTGGTTGCTGGTCTTCGGAATCAGCGGGATGCTGTTCAACCATCCCAATCTCGGCGAGGACGTGAAGGTGCGGGAGATCTCCAGCGAGCAGCTCCGCTCGCTCACCGGTCTGGAGCCGGTGCAGGCCGGTGAGATCGCCCGGGAGGTCGTTGCTCAGTTGAACGCACAGGGCAACAACGGCCAGGGTGGGGCCTATCAGCTCGACCCTGGCTTCGAGAGCAGCTTCTCGGGCTTCACGGTGCTGCTCGCTCCCGGTGAGGGTGAGAATCACATCTTCATCGTGGATCTGAACGATGGAACCGCGACGCTGTCGACGCGCACCACCGGCTCCTCGAAGCCTCGGGAGACGGCCCCCTTCGCGGGGGCGACCGTGTCCCTGCCGGACCACTCGATGGCCGCGATCGAATCCAAGGTGGCCCACCTCCTGCCGAAGCTGGACGTGAAGGCGAAGACGCCTCTTCGCGCCAGTCCTCGCGGCGCTCCGGAAGTGCGGTTCCGGATGACCGACGCGCAGCAGCGGGTCTGGAACGTCACCTATAACCTGGGCTCGGGCCGCCTGGATGGCCGTCCCACCGAGGCCACTCCGGAGATCAGCGCCAACGAGTTGCTCACGAAGCTTCACAAGACGCACCACTATCCGCTCGATGCCGGCTTCACCTGGGTCTGGGCGTTGTTCGCGGACATCACCGGGTTGATGATCGTCTTCTGGGCGGTGTCGGGTTTGTTCATGTGGTGGCAGATGAAGCCCACGCGTGTGATTGGCGTCGGGGCCATCAGCCTCGCGGTCGGCCTGGGCCTGGTCTTCATTGGCGGGACGGTCGCGGAGCTCCAGTTTGGAAACGTGCAGAAGCGCACCGGCCCGGGTGATGGACAGCCGCCCCCGGCGCAGGCGAAGCCAGCCGCGGCCGCGGTGCGTCCCGCGGGAGCCGTGCCCGCCCCGGAAGTCATGACGCGTGTCGAGAGCGACGACCACTGA